The following DNA comes from bacterium.
GGCTGCCGTCGCTATCCGCGTTCGACAAGATCGTCCTTTACATCATGGATTTTTCCGGGCCGATGTTCTTTGTCGCCTCCGGCATGAACGTGCTGACGTTCGTCGACCGCAACCGCGGCAAGCCCGGCTTTTCGATGACGCCGTTTTACCTCGCGAGCGCGGCCGTGCTGTTTTTCCTCGGCTACACGTACAACTTTTCGGTCATGTCGATCCTGTTCGGCGTGCCGGATATCTTTCAGGGCGTCGCGATCTGCACCGCCGTGCTGTTTCTCGTCGCGCGGTTCTCCCCGCCCGCCTGGGTGTATCTCGTGCTCGCGGGCGTCGCGTACGCGATCTACTGGCCGGTGCGGATGAATCTCGAGCCGACGCGCGAGGCGATTCTCGCGATGCCGCTTTGGGAACGACAGCTCTTCGCGCACTTCTCGCTGTTTCCCTGGATTGTGTTTTTCCTCATCGGCGCGGCGCTCTACCGCACGCGCACCCGCGAGGGAGAAATCGCGATCGGCGCGCTGTTCGTCGCGATGATCGCCGGCTCCTTCCTGCTTCCGCAGGCGTTTTTCGGCGACATGTTCCAGCTCATGCTGCGCGGCGTGCCGGGGTACGTGCTGCAGACCGGCGCGGCGTCGGGGCTGATTTTCCTGGTAATGCGTCACCTGTATCGCGGCGCGGGGAAAAACCGTCTGCTCGGGGCGCTCGAGTTCGCGGGGCTGGAATCGCTGCTGTTTTTGATCCTGCACTTTTTCCTCATCGTCATGTCGCTTTTCCTTTTGCCGAAGTCCGGCATGTACACGCGCGCCGTGATCATCGTCGCGGCGACGGCGGTGACGCTGCCGCTTTTCGCGCGGTTGCGCGAGCGTTTCAGCAAGCGCGCGAGTTTTGTCGGCGGCGCGATGGCCGTGCTGCTCGTGACGTTCGTGTTCGGCGTCGTCCTTTCGGGGCGCGCCTTCCCCGTCTCGCGCCTGTTCGCGTTCGCGTCCGCGTTCGCGTTCGCGTTCGTCTTCCCCGACCTGCGCGCGAAGCTGCGCGCGCGCTGGACCCATATCGTCCCGCCGAAGGACGCGCCGGCGTCCGGGCGAACGTCATCGTGAGATGAGCACGGACGCCGCCAGAAAACCGCCGGCGCCCTCGCGCGAGGCGGACATCGATTTCGCCAAGGGGCTCGCGTGCGTTCTGATGGCTTACGGCCACGTGGGATTTCAGGTCGGCGTGCCGTCGTTTCGCGCGCCGATGTTCTATCCGCTTGTCATCGTCGGCGAGTTGTCGGTGGCACTGTTTTTCATGGCGACGGGACTGAACGTCTGGCATTACGTGAAGGCGAACGCGAGCAAGACGGATTTTGGGCCGACGCGCGCGTATCTCGTCACGAACGTCGCGCTTGCGGGGCTGGCCGTCGCCTACAACCTGAACCGCATGTCCGTCGGGTTGATGGACATCTTCCAGGGCATCGCGGCGGCAGCGCTTCTGACATACATCCCGCTGCGCCGGGGCTGGCCCGCGTGGTCGATCATCGCGATCGCGCTTTTGCTTTTCGGCATCGCCTTCGGATACACCGTGACGCCGCCGGACATCGCGCACGGGCACATCACGGTGAGTTCGCTCGAGTTTCAACGGGGCTTGCGGCCGGATTATCCGCACGGCGACCTGATGGCGCGCTACCTCGCGTTCCTCGCCGATCTCACCGCGCTGCCGATTTGGGATCGCTTCCTCTTCGTGCATTTTTCCGTGCTGCCGTGGGCGGGATTCGCGCTCGTGGGCGGGGTGATCGCGCGCGACGCGGCCAAGCCGAAAGTGACGGCGGCGCTCGCCGCGCTGTTTTTCGTGTCGTTCGCGGCGTCGTTTTTCGTTCCGTTTTTCATCGAGCGGAACCTCATCGACTTCTACTTCCGCGGCAAGGGCGATTACGTGCTTCGTTACCTGGGCGCGGCGGGACTCTTGTTTCTGGGACTGCGTTGGTGGTATCGGGGCCGCTCGCGCGCGGCGCGGTGGTTTGAGCTGATCGGCCGCGAATCGTTCCTGTTTTTCATTTCGCATTGGCTTTTCATGGAAATCCTCGTCATCTTCTTCAACCGCCCGATCATGATGTTTCCCGTTCTTGCCGCCGTGCTCGCGCTTGTGACCGTGACGGTGAAGCGCCTTGCCGCCAGGCGCGACGCGGGCGCGAACGATCCCGCGTACGCGCGGCGCTGGGGCATCACGCTGGCGACATTCTCGCTTGCGAGCGGCCTTTTGCACTACGGCGCCTCGTGGCCGGGGAACGCGAACGTGCACGTGGCACACTGGCTGTCATTCCCCGCGTCGTTCGCGTTCGCGATGTTTTTCCCCGCGCTGCGCGGCGTGCTGCGCGGCAAACGTCCGCCGCGGCCAGCGCCGTTGACCGAGGCGGCGCGATGAAAACCGGCGACCGGCGAACGCTGACCGGCGACCGGCCGGCCCATCGGGCACGGGCACGGGCACGGAATGAGCGTTGCGCCGGGGCAACGGGAGCGAGCGCATGCTGACCGCGCGGCGTGTTTTCGTGCTTGCGCTTTTTGCGATGATCAGCGCGAAGGCGCTGCTTGCGTTGCTCTCGCTGGCGCGGCCGAGTAACCCGATCGACTTCCTGCGCCCCGTGGACGACGCCTACATCACGCACCGCTACGCGCGAAACGCCGGCGCGGGGCTGGGGCTTGTTTACAATGAAGGCGAGCGCGTGGAGGGCGGAACGAGCGTCGCGCTCATCGCGCTTCTTGCGCCGTTTGCCGCATTCGGCGTCAAGCGCGTGGACCTTGTCGCCGTGGCGATCTCCCTACTCGCGCAGGCGGGCGTCGTCGCGATCGCGTGGCGTCACACGACGCACGCGCGAAAACGGCCCCCCGGCGAGCCGGAGGCGTTTGTCGCCACGTTCCTCGCACTTTCGGCGACGAGCCTTGTGTGGGCGTGGGCGGGCATGGAAACCGCGCCGATGGCGCTTTGCTTGCTTGCCGCGCTGATGGGGCACCTGGACGAGCAGCACCTCGGCCGCTGGCCCTTGAAAAGCGCGCTCGCGACGGTGGCGGCGGGGCTTTTTCATCCGGACGGCATGTTGATCGCGCCGGTGCTCGGGCTCTCGTGGCTCGTTCCGTTCAATCGCGATCGCGCGGCGCGCGGCGTGTTTTACGGCGCCATCGTCGTGGCGCTCTTTGGCGGCTACTGGCTGTGGCGATGGTCGTACTTCGGCCAGCTCATGCCGAACACGTTCTACGCCAAGGTCGGCGGAAGCGGCGCCGCGCTGTTGCACGCGGGTCTGACGTATCTGCGCGTCGCGTGGTTCGGCACGCTCGTGCCGATTGCGTTCGCGGCGCTTTTCGCCGATCGCGCATGGCGGCTGTCGACGCGCGGACGCGCGTGGGTGGCGATCGCGCCGGCGGCGCTCGCTTTCCTGGTTGCGCCGAACGCGCTGATGGCCGTTGCCGCCTTGCTGATCGCTGTCATCGCCGTGACGCGGCCCAAACCGGTGCGGAACCTGCCGCGTTTGGTGTGGCTGGCGCTTGGCCTTGCGGCGCTGCACGGGTTGTACATCGTGCGCGTCGGCGGCGACTTCTACCCGTTCCATCGTTTTTTCTTCGCGGAATTCGCGCCGGTGACGCTGGCGTTCTGGCATTTGGGACGCGCGCGCACGGACGACGTGGAGATGGAGACAACCGACCCCAAACCGCTCGCGGCGAAAGCCTTTGCGCGCGCGGCGGGCCTCGTGCTGGTCCTGAACGTGTTCGCGTATTTCTACACGTTCCAGGGGCTCATCCACCGCGATCTGCAACGTGTGGTGCGGCACTTCGCCGACGTCGGGCGCGAGCTTGGCGAGCACACGCCGCCGGATGCGACCATCGCGACGCTGCCGATCGGCGCCGTCGGATTTTTTTCGGAGAGATCGATCCACGACATGATGGGGCTTGTCGAGCCGAATATCGCGAAGATGGAACTCGACATGACCAAAGGCGTCGTCGGACACCAGAAATATGACCACGCGTATTCGCTTTCGACGCGGCCCGAAATCGTGATGGTGCTGCCGAGCGCCTACGAACGCACGCCCGACGGCTTTGCGAAGTGGGTTCACGAAAACGCGCTCGAACCGGTGCAATACCGCATCTACGAGGAGCCGCGTTTGCGCCAGGACTATCGCCTGGTGAGCCTGCCCGTCGGCGAGACGCTTGTGGCGTTCGGGTTTCTGCGCGCGGACCTTGTGGGCGACACGGGCTATGCCGCGTTCACGCCGCTTGACGATTCGGCGGTCGCCGCCGCGTTCTCGACGCCCGACAAGGCTCGTACGCACCCGCTGCACGGGAAGAGCTTCGGGATTTGGTCATTCAAGTGAATTGGGAATGGGGAATTGGGAATTGGGAATGCCGTCGTAAGTTGCGGCGTGGTTCTTTCCGGGCAACCCGCTTCTTGTGCGAACCGCACGGCCGCTTGCTGACGCGCGTGGCTCTGACGCGCCCGGCCGTCGTCATTCGGAGCCCGGCATTGCGATGACATTCCCCATTCGCAATTCCCAATTCCCAATTGCTTATCGCTCGTAAATCTGCGCCAGGGCGGCCTTGGCGCCGACGACGGCCTCGTGCGTCGCCGGGTATTTGGCGATGAGATCCTCGAGGAGTTTCACCGCCGCGGCCTGCTCGCCGTTTTCGTTCAACAGGCGCGCGGCCGAGGACATCGCCCACGCCGCCTGGTTGGTTTCCGGCCAGCGCGTGTAAATCATCTCGTATTGCGCGAGCGCGTCGCGGATGCGGTGCTTTCGCCCATAGAGGCCCGCCAGCGTGATCGCCGCGTTCGATTTGGTATTCGCGTCCGCGGCGTCCATGGCGAGCGTGCGCTTGAGGACATCCTCGAGCGCCTCGTCGTTGCCGCGTTCCTGATAGAGCTGGGCGAGCTGATTGAGCGCGGAGATCGTCTGCGGATAGTCGGGCCACTTCTCGGCGACCATGCGATATCGATCGAGAGCGTCGTCGCCCCGGCCCCCCTCGTGAAGGTTGCGCGCGATGCCGAGGTGCGCGTCGATCAGGGAGGTCAGATTGTTCGGATACTCCTCGATGAGCGATTCGTAGACGGCGTTGGCGTCGTCCGTGCGACGCTGGTGCGAGAGGATTTGCGCCTTGGCATGCAATGCCCACGCGGTTTGCGGCTGGCCTTCGTATTCCTTGATGAGCGGATCGAGCTTGGCGATCGCCTCGTCGAAACGCCTTTCCTCGCGCAACTTGCCGACAAGCGCGAGACGCACGTTGATGACGCTGTTCTGGTCGCCGGGGAATCGGCTCTTGATCTCGCGGATGACGTTCTCGACCTCGCGGAACTCGCCGAGATTCACGAGCGCCTGTCCCAGCAATTGCAGCGCGCTGCCGGCCTCGGAGCGATCGCCGGCCTCCCGGGCGACCTCCTCGAAAACGCGGCGCGCGGTGCGCGAATCGCCGCCGGCCATCGCGGTTTCGCCGACACCGAGGCTGGCTTGCAGCTTCAGGCTCGGCTCGACCTTCGCGGCGCCGGCGATTTCCTCGAAAATCTTGCGCGCCTCG
Coding sequences within:
- a CDS encoding heparan-alpha-glucosaminide N-acetyltransferase domain-containing protein translates to MATLEPRFQRYHEIDLLKGLACYLMLVGHAMRALPAGLPSLSAFDKIVLYIMDFSGPMFFVASGMNVLTFVDRNRGKPGFSMTPFYLASAAVLFFLGYTYNFSVMSILFGVPDIFQGVAICTAVLFLVARFSPPAWVYLVLAGVAYAIYWPVRMNLEPTREAILAMPLWERQLFAHFSLFPWIVFFLIGAALYRTRTREGEIAIGALFVAMIAGSFLLPQAFFGDMFQLMLRGVPGYVLQTGAASGLIFLVMRHLYRGAGKNRLLGALEFAGLESLLFLILHFFLIVMSLFLLPKSGMYTRAVIIVAATAVTLPLFARLRERFSKRASFVGGAMAVLLVTFVFGVVLSGRAFPVSRLFAFASAFAFAFVFPDLRAKLRARWTHIVPPKDAPASGRTSS
- a CDS encoding acyltransferase is translated as MSTDAARKPPAPSREADIDFAKGLACVLMAYGHVGFQVGVPSFRAPMFYPLVIVGELSVALFFMATGLNVWHYVKANASKTDFGPTRAYLVTNVALAGLAVAYNLNRMSVGLMDIFQGIAAAALLTYIPLRRGWPAWSIIAIALLLFGIAFGYTVTPPDIAHGHITVSSLEFQRGLRPDYPHGDLMARYLAFLADLTALPIWDRFLFVHFSVLPWAGFALVGGVIARDAAKPKVTAALAALFFVSFAASFFVPFFIERNLIDFYFRGKGDYVLRYLGAAGLLFLGLRWWYRGRSRAARWFELIGRESFLFFISHWLFMEILVIFFNRPIMMFPVLAAVLALVTVTVKRLAARRDAGANDPAYARRWGITLATFSLASGLLHYGASWPGNANVHVAHWLSFPASFAFAMFFPALRGVLRGKRPPRPAPLTEAAR